One genomic window of Synergistetes bacterium HGW-Synergistetes-1 includes the following:
- a CDS encoding pantoate--beta-alanine ligase codes for MIISGSVQETREVIGNWKKRGFSVGLVPTMGYLHPGHISLIERARKENDMVVVSIFVNPIQFGPNEDLDKYPRDMAHDREVCEKAGAELIFAPEPSEMYPSENLVFVDIKELGNGLCGAKRPGHFRGVCTVVSKLFNIVLPDRAYFGEKDAQQLAIIRRMVKDLNFGTEIVSCPIVREPDGLAMSSRNLYLSPEERKAALSLSRSLSAAKELMRKGEKDSVKIREAIVAGISSEPLVKIDYAEIVDSADLSPVEKIEKPVLAAAAVYFGKTRLIDNFTFEGDTK; via the coding sequence ATGATAATATCAGGCAGTGTTCAGGAAACCAGAGAGGTAATAGGGAACTGGAAAAAACGAGGTTTCTCCGTCGGTCTGGTACCGACCATGGGATATCTGCACCCCGGGCATATAAGCCTTATAGAGAGGGCCAGAAAAGAAAATGACATGGTCGTGGTCAGTATCTTTGTAAACCCGATCCAATTCGGTCCCAACGAAGACCTGGATAAATACCCGCGTGACATGGCGCACGACAGGGAAGTCTGTGAAAAAGCCGGTGCAGAACTCATCTTCGCACCCGAACCGTCAGAGATGTACCCATCTGAAAACCTTGTCTTCGTAGACATAAAAGAACTCGGCAATGGACTGTGCGGAGCGAAAAGGCCCGGACATTTTCGCGGAGTATGCACGGTAGTCTCGAAACTTTTCAACATCGTCCTGCCTGACAGGGCATATTTCGGGGAGAAGGACGCCCAGCAGCTCGCGATAATCAGGAGGATGGTCAAAGATCTCAACTTCGGGACAGAGATCGTTTCCTGTCCCATAGTCCGTGAGCCTGACGGGCTGGCGATGAGTTCGAGGAACCTCTACCTTTCACCTGAGGAAAGAAAAGCCGCGCTCTCACTCTCCCGAAGCCTCAGCGCAGCAAAGGAACTTATGCGTAAGGGCGAAAAAGATTCTGTGAAAATAAGAGAGGCTATAGTTGCAGGTATCTCCTCCGAACCGCTTGTAAAGATAGATTATGCTGAAATAGTGGACTCAGCGGATCTCAGCCCTGTTGAAAAGATAGAGAAGCCGGTTCTTGCGGCAGCCGCTGTCTACTTCGGGAAGACAAGGCTGATAGATAATTTTACCTTCGAAGGAGACACAAAATGA
- a CDS encoding aspartate 1-decarboxylase: MILTMLKAKIHRAAVTESNLNYVGSITIDKDLMEASGILEYEKVSVVDIDNGSRLETYVIEGECGSGVICLNGAAARLVHPGDKVIILAYCQVDSEEAESHSPKIVFVGSGNAILEIKGSEEHGEVR; encoded by the coding sequence ATGATACTTACTATGCTAAAGGCAAAAATACACAGGGCAGCAGTAACAGAATCGAATCTAAATTACGTTGGCAGCATAACCATAGACAAAGACCTGATGGAAGCGTCGGGCATACTTGAATATGAAAAAGTCAGCGTAGTGGACATAGACAATGGCAGCAGACTTGAAACTTATGTCATAGAGGGAGAGTGCGGCAGCGGTGTGATATGCCTGAACGGAGCGGCGGCCCGTCTGGTACACCCCGGTGATAAAGTGATAATACTTGCTTACTGTCAGGTCGATTCCGAAGAGGCGGAGAGCCATTCCCCTAAAATAGTATTTGTGGGGAGCGGCAATGCGATCCTGGAGATCAAAGGTTCCGAGGAACATGGAGAGGTAAGATAA
- a CDS encoding 6-phosphofructokinase: MTEITQKTLAIVCGGGPAPGINSVISSAVIEAKKSGWDVYGVYDGFSGLAKGEKNVVPLTIEMVSRIHSDGGSVIRTSRYNPTKKEEDLRRVVDALIELSVTHLITIGGDDTAYTASCVADYAMNKRGLTISFVHIPKTIDNDLPLPEGIPTFGFETARSLGTQLVSNLMEDAKTTGRWFIAVAMGRTAGHLALGIGKSAGATVTVIPEEFLGKEHIPMSLIVDILTGAIIKRLASERKYGVAVVAEGLLERIREEDLEALSCIEHDDHGHVRYAEISFSSVLKREVQANLASLGIKMDITNKEIGYEVRCAPPNAFDIEYTRNLGFAAIEFLKEGGTNSLISIQNDMIVPIPFKDIKDPETGKTRVRRVNTKSIQYRIARQYMIRLEKKDFEPGLEFVQLAVAARMSPDEFRERFEYVTSY; this comes from the coding sequence ATGACCGAGATCACACAGAAAACGCTTGCTATAGTATGCGGGGGCGGACCAGCTCCGGGGATAAACAGCGTTATAAGTTCCGCAGTCATCGAAGCAAAAAAATCAGGCTGGGATGTTTATGGAGTCTATGACGGTTTCTCGGGTCTTGCAAAGGGAGAGAAAAATGTCGTACCGCTCACGATAGAAATGGTCAGCCGTATACACTCGGACGGCGGCAGCGTGATACGCACCTCAAGGTACAACCCGACAAAAAAAGAGGAAGACCTCCGCAGGGTGGTCGATGCGCTGATAGAGCTCAGTGTCACTCATCTTATAACTATAGGCGGTGACGATACGGCCTACACGGCTTCATGTGTTGCGGATTACGCAATGAACAAGCGGGGGCTTACCATAAGCTTTGTCCACATACCGAAAACAATAGACAATGACCTGCCGCTGCCTGAAGGTATCCCGACATTTGGCTTTGAGACAGCAAGGTCACTGGGCACACAGCTAGTATCCAACCTCATGGAAGATGCCAAGACGACCGGACGCTGGTTCATAGCAGTAGCAATGGGCAGAACGGCCGGACATCTTGCGCTTGGCATCGGCAAGAGCGCCGGCGCAACAGTCACTGTCATACCGGAAGAGTTCTTGGGCAAGGAGCATATCCCCATGTCGCTGATAGTTGATATCCTTACAGGAGCGATCATAAAAAGGCTTGCCTCAGAAAGGAAATACGGAGTTGCAGTAGTTGCGGAGGGATTGCTTGAGAGGATAAGGGAAGAAGATCTTGAGGCTCTCAGCTGCATCGAACATGATGATCACGGACATGTCCGCTATGCAGAGATCAGTTTTTCAAGTGTCCTCAAGAGAGAGGTCCAGGCAAACCTGGCATCGCTTGGAATCAAGATGGACATAACCAATAAGGAAATAGGATATGAGGTCCGCTGTGCCCCTCCTAACGCCTTCGATATAGAATATACAAGAAACCTGGGATTTGCAGCGATAGAGTTCCTCAAAGAGGGAGGTACGAATTCGCTTATTTCCATACAAAACGACATGATAGTGCCGATACCTTTTAAGGATATAAAAGATCCGGAAACCGGCAAGACACGTGTTCGCAGGGTCAACACAAAATCAATCCAGTATAGGATCGCGAGGCAGTACATGATAAGGCTTGAAAAAAAAGATTTTGAGCCCGGGCTGGAATTTGTGCAGCTTGCTGTAGCCGCCCGCATGTCTCCGGATGAATTCCGGGAGAGGTTCGAGTATGTAACGAGCTACTGA
- a CDS encoding hemolysin has translation MGKFFREPASGFSHLVGALLSVAGLILLLYVAITNRDVWQIVSFSIFGASMILLYSASATYHLVNASEKAIRILQKIDHSMIFVLIAGTYTPICLTLLRGRLGYWLLALIWSCAAAGIVMKMFFFDIPRLLYTGVYLIMGWIAVFVIVPLYRAGGPLPLIWLLAGGLFYTAGGIIYAIKKPDILPGWLGFHEIFHIFVILGSAAHYVMILRFC, from the coding sequence ATGGGAAAATTTTTTCGTGAGCCGGCAAGCGGGTTCAGCCATCTTGTCGGAGCACTGCTATCCGTAGCCGGGCTGATCTTACTGCTCTATGTGGCCATAACGAACAGGGACGTGTGGCAGATAGTCTCCTTTTCGATATTCGGAGCAAGCATGATTCTCCTTTATTCTGCAAGCGCAACATATCACCTTGTCAATGCCTCCGAAAAAGCAATACGTATACTTCAGAAGATCGACCACAGTATGATATTCGTGCTCATAGCAGGGACATACACTCCGATATGCCTGACCCTGCTGAGGGGACGGCTGGGCTACTGGCTTCTCGCCCTTATATGGTCCTGTGCCGCCGCCGGAATAGTGATGAAGATGTTCTTCTTTGATATACCAAGACTGCTTTACACCGGGGTATACCTGATAATGGGCTGGATCGCGGTCTTCGTCATAGTACCCCTTTACAGGGCAGGCGGACCTCTTCCTCTCATATGGCTGCTCGCCGGAGGACTTTTCTACACAGCCGGAGGGATCATCTACGCCATAAAAAAACCGGACATTTTACCCGGATGGCTCGGCTTCCATGAGATCTTCCACATTTTCGTTATACTTGGCAGCGCGGCCCACTACGTTATGATACTTCGCTTCTGCTAA